A portion of the Acidisarcina polymorpha genome contains these proteins:
- a CDS encoding CCA tRNA nucleotidyltransferase, giving the protein MASHPNSARQRAADAVAARLRADGYAAYFAGGCVRDLLLGRQPKDFDVATNAVPEVVLDLFPQTFAVGAHFGVVLVAVEIDGEEIVTEVATFRNDGSYSDGRHPDAVRFSESAEEDVQRRDFTINGMLLDPEVLRTSGDVDTAVLDFVGGRADLAAGVVRAIGDPRRRFAEDKLRMLRGVRFAARFDFSIEEATLRAIQSLASEIKQVSRERVRDELTRMLTEGHARRAFELLDRTGLLQEVLPEVAKMHGVEQPPQFHPEGDVWVHTLLLLEKLPPDASPALAWGTLLHDGGKPATFRRAPDRIRFDGHVEVGVRIAETICRRLRFSLEETSQILSLIENHMRFGDVHKMKESTLKRFFRLPKFEEHLALHRMDVLSSFGNLENYEFAKSRYEAVPEEEVRPALLVTGRDLIAAGYRPGPRFKEMLAVAEDAQLEGRIASREEGLELIRNAFASS; this is encoded by the coding sequence ATGGCAAGCCACCCCAATTCAGCGCGTCAGAGAGCGGCCGATGCTGTAGCGGCGAGGCTGCGAGCGGATGGCTATGCGGCCTACTTCGCGGGTGGATGTGTGCGCGATCTCCTGCTCGGCCGTCAACCCAAAGACTTTGATGTGGCGACCAACGCGGTGCCGGAGGTCGTCCTTGATCTTTTTCCGCAGACCTTCGCCGTTGGGGCTCACTTCGGCGTGGTGCTGGTTGCTGTTGAGATCGACGGCGAGGAGATTGTCACCGAGGTTGCGACATTCAGGAATGATGGCTCCTATTCAGACGGACGCCACCCTGACGCGGTCCGCTTCTCCGAGAGTGCCGAAGAAGACGTGCAGCGGCGCGACTTCACCATCAACGGCATGTTGTTGGATCCCGAGGTTCTACGCACGAGCGGCGATGTCGACACAGCGGTTCTCGACTTCGTCGGCGGACGAGCAGATCTAGCCGCGGGTGTGGTGAGGGCCATTGGCGATCCGCGGCGGCGGTTTGCGGAAGATAAGCTGCGGATGCTTCGCGGAGTTCGTTTTGCTGCGCGGTTTGATTTTTCGATTGAGGAAGCAACGTTAAGGGCTATCCAATCCCTCGCCAGTGAGATCAAGCAAGTCAGCCGGGAACGAGTGCGCGATGAGTTGACTCGAATGCTGACCGAGGGGCACGCTCGCCGTGCCTTTGAATTGCTCGATCGAACCGGGTTGTTGCAGGAAGTGCTGCCCGAGGTTGCGAAGATGCATGGCGTCGAACAGCCGCCGCAGTTTCATCCTGAGGGAGATGTCTGGGTACATACGTTGCTGCTCCTTGAAAAGCTGCCACCGGATGCTTCGCCGGCTTTGGCATGGGGCACGCTGCTGCATGATGGAGGGAAGCCGGCGACCTTTCGACGTGCTCCAGACCGTATCCGCTTTGATGGTCACGTCGAGGTAGGCGTCCGGATCGCCGAGACGATCTGCCGGCGTCTAAGGTTCTCACTGGAAGAAACATCCCAGATACTTTCGCTGATCGAAAACCACATGCGTTTTGGCGATGTGCACAAGATGAAGGAGTCGACGCTTAAACGGTTCTTCCGTCTGCCGAAGTTTGAGGAGCACCTGGCCTTGCATCGCATGGATGTGCTCTCAAGCTTCGGCAATCTGGAGAATTACGAGTTCGCCAAGAGCCGCTATGAGGCGGTCCCGGAAGAAGAAGTGCGGCCCGCGCTACTGGTCACGGGTCGAGATTTGATCGCCGCAGGGTATCGTCCTGGCCCTCGGTTCAAGGAGATGCTTGCGGTTGCGGAAGACGCTCAGCTAGAGGGGCGCATTGCTTCTCGGGAGGAAGGCTTAGAGCTGATTCGGAATGCATTCGC
- the tsaD gene encoding tRNA (adenosine(37)-N6)-threonylcarbamoyltransferase complex transferase subunit TsaD, which translates to MNPSPESSSSIGRRSESIASTGLVLGIESSCDETAAAVVRYGRETLSNIIASQIATHALFGGVVPELASREHLRNIVPVVRAALAAAGVGFRDLDAIAVTHGPGLAGALLVGITYAKSLAYALGKPLIAVNHLEGHIHAVLLEHASQQQSPTSPILALVVSGGHTHLYLADCGDEASGGVWQYRNVGRTVDDAAGEAFDKVAKLLGLPYPGGPWIDVLAPFGDPKAVPFAFAQIKTKHRAQRAGDLAASPKMLFSFSGIKTAVLRYIEAHDLKASIEARRLALAAFATPKVDDARALCDSQTLNLIASFQYAVVGDLLRKTLRAAETLGIQSLIVTGGVAANRELRSRFAAEASTRSLPIAFPSLALSTDNAAMIAAAAWPRFLAKDFALNSLNAEPSLPLQ; encoded by the coding sequence GTGAATCCGTCTCCGGAGTCTTCATCGTCTATCGGCCGCCGATCTGAATCCATAGCTTCCACCGGGCTGGTTCTCGGGATTGAAAGCTCGTGCGATGAGACCGCAGCCGCCGTTGTCCGCTACGGCCGGGAGACCCTGTCTAACATTATCGCCTCGCAGATTGCCACGCACGCGCTCTTTGGCGGGGTAGTTCCCGAACTAGCTTCCCGCGAGCATCTCCGCAACATTGTGCCGGTCGTCCGTGCCGCTCTCGCTGCCGCAGGCGTCGGCTTCCGGGATCTGGACGCGATCGCGGTCACTCACGGTCCCGGACTGGCTGGAGCGCTGCTGGTAGGCATCACTTATGCTAAGTCCCTGGCCTATGCGCTCGGTAAGCCGCTGATAGCAGTCAACCACCTGGAAGGACATATCCATGCCGTGCTCCTCGAGCACGCTAGCCAGCAGCAATCGCCCACATCTCCGATCCTTGCCCTGGTCGTCTCTGGAGGCCACACTCATCTCTACCTGGCTGACTGCGGCGATGAGGCGTCCGGCGGAGTGTGGCAGTATCGCAACGTTGGCCGCACAGTTGACGACGCCGCCGGAGAGGCCTTCGACAAGGTCGCCAAGCTGCTCGGTCTCCCTTATCCAGGTGGCCCCTGGATCGACGTCCTCGCTCCTTTTGGAGATCCGAAGGCCGTGCCCTTTGCCTTTGCTCAAATCAAGACCAAGCACCGCGCCCAGCGTGCCGGAGACTTGGCAGCCTCGCCGAAGATGCTCTTCTCGTTCAGCGGCATCAAGACCGCCGTCCTCCGGTACATCGAAGCTCACGATCTGAAAGCGTCGATTGAAGCGCGCCGTCTGGCCCTCGCTGCCTTTGCCACTCCAAAAGTGGACGACGCTCGGGCTCTCTGTGACTCGCAAACCCTCAACCTGATCGCGAGTTTCCAGTACGCGGTCGTCGGAGATCTGCTCCGCAAGACCTTACGGGCAGCGGAAACGCTGGGAATTCAGAGTCTTATCGTCACTGGCGGAGTCGCGGCGAATCGCGAACTTCGCAGCCGGTTCGCGGCCGAAGCCAGCACCCGCAGCCTCCCCATTGCTTTTCCTTCGCTGGCGCTCTCGACCGACAATGCCGCCATGATTGCCGCGGCCGCATGGCCAAGGTTCCTGGCTAAGGATTTTGCCTTAAACAGCCTGAACGCCGAACCATCGCTGCCATTGCAGTAA